From the genome of Brienomyrus brachyistius isolate T26 chromosome 8, BBRACH_0.4, whole genome shotgun sequence, one region includes:
- the tp53rk gene encoding EKC/KEOPS complex subunit TP53RK isoform X1, with product MSAKGDGSAVLSYLSGLTLLKQGAEARVYRGQFLGKAVILKERFPKSYRHPALDEKLTHRRSVQEVRSILRCRKAGILTPVVYFVDYVSHCIFLEEIVGSVTVRDHINSTQLSEAGSECLKLLAEKMGQILAKMHDEDVIHGDLTTSNMLLRKGSEDREPELWLIDFGLSYISSLPEDKGVDLYVLEKAFLSTHPNTETLFQILLKSYVASSKKSSTVISKLDEVRLRGRKRSMVG from the exons ATGTCTGCTAAGGGGGACGGTAGTGCCGTTTTGTCGTATCTTAGCGGTTTAACGCTGCTGAAGCAGGGCGCCGAAGCCCGTGTTTACCGCGGACAGTTTTTAGGGAAAGCGGTAATATTGAAGGAAAGATTCCCAAAGTCGTATCGTCACCCAGCTCTAGACGAGAAGCTGACGCACCGCAGGAGCGTGCAGGAGGTGCGCTCCATACTTCGCTGCAGAAAAGCAG ggatTTTGACACCTGTTGTCTATTTTGTTGATTATGTGTCTCACTGCATTTTTCTTGAAGAAATTGTGGGATCAGTTACAGTCAGAGACCACATAAATTCCACCCAGCTGTCTGAAGCAGGCAGTGAATGCCTTAAGCTACTGGCCGAAAAGATGGGGCAGATCCTTGCGAAGATGCACGATGAAGATGTGATCCATGGAGATCTGACAACATCTAACATGCTTTTGAGGAAAGGATCTGAGGACAGAGAACCAGAGTTGTGGCTAATTGACTTTGGACTGAGCTACATTTCTTCTTTGCCAGAGGACAAAGGAGTTGACCTGTATGTGTTGGAGAAGGCATTCCTTAGCACCCACCCAAACACAGAGACTTTGTTTCAGATCTTGCTGAAGAGTTATGTTGCCTCTTCAAAGAAGTCATCCACTGTCATCAGTAAACTGGATGAAGTTAGATTAAGAGGAAGGAAAAGATCAATGGTTGGTTAA
- the tp53rk gene encoding EKC/KEOPS complex subunit TP53RK isoform X2 encodes MSAKGDGSAVLSYLSGLTLLKQGAEARVYRGQFLGKAVILKERFPKSYRHPALDEKLTHRRSVQEVRSILRCRKAEIVGSVTVRDHINSTQLSEAGSECLKLLAEKMGQILAKMHDEDVIHGDLTTSNMLLRKGSEDREPELWLIDFGLSYISSLPEDKGVDLYVLEKAFLSTHPNTETLFQILLKSYVASSKKSSTVISKLDEVRLRGRKRSMVG; translated from the exons ATGTCTGCTAAGGGGGACGGTAGTGCCGTTTTGTCGTATCTTAGCGGTTTAACGCTGCTGAAGCAGGGCGCCGAAGCCCGTGTTTACCGCGGACAGTTTTTAGGGAAAGCGGTAATATTGAAGGAAAGATTCCCAAAGTCGTATCGTCACCCAGCTCTAGACGAGAAGCTGACGCACCGCAGGAGCGTGCAGGAGGTGCGCTCCATACTTCGCTGCAGAAAAGCAG AAATTGTGGGATCAGTTACAGTCAGAGACCACATAAATTCCACCCAGCTGTCTGAAGCAGGCAGTGAATGCCTTAAGCTACTGGCCGAAAAGATGGGGCAGATCCTTGCGAAGATGCACGATGAAGATGTGATCCATGGAGATCTGACAACATCTAACATGCTTTTGAGGAAAGGATCTGAGGACAGAGAACCAGAGTTGTGGCTAATTGACTTTGGACTGAGCTACATTTCTTCTTTGCCAGAGGACAAAGGAGTTGACCTGTATGTGTTGGAGAAGGCATTCCTTAGCACCCACCCAAACACAGAGACTTTGTTTCAGATCTTGCTGAAGAGTTATGTTGCCTCTTCAAAGAAGTCATCCACTGTCATCAGTAAACTGGATGAAGTTAGATTAAGAGGAAGGAAAAGATCAATGGTTGGTTAA